The following coding sequences lie in one Flagellimonas eckloniae genomic window:
- a CDS encoding thymidylate synthase → MKQYHDLLKHVLEHGNQKGDRTGTGTLSVFGYQMRFDLSEGFPMVTTKKLHLKSIVHELLWFLKGDTNIGYLQENGVRIWNEWADENGDLGPVYGHQWRNWNSEEIDQIKEVIESLKNNPNSRRMLVSAWNPSVLPDTSVSFSENVAQGKAALPPCHAFFQFYVADGKLSCQLYQRSADIFLGVPFNIASYALFTMMMAQVCGYQPGDFIHTFGDAHIYNNHMEQVELQLSRDPRPLPKMHLNPAVKNIFDFTFDDFELVNYNPHPHIKGVVAV, encoded by the coding sequence ATGAAACAATACCACGACTTACTTAAACATGTATTGGAACACGGAAACCAAAAAGGGGACCGAACTGGAACAGGGACTTTAAGTGTTTTTGGCTATCAAATGCGGTTTGACCTTTCCGAAGGCTTTCCAATGGTAACCACAAAAAAACTCCATTTAAAATCTATAGTGCATGAACTGCTCTGGTTTTTAAAAGGGGATACCAATATTGGCTACCTACAGGAAAATGGAGTACGCATCTGGAATGAATGGGCGGATGAAAACGGAGATTTAGGTCCTGTTTATGGACATCAATGGCGTAACTGGAACAGTGAGGAAATCGATCAAATCAAAGAAGTCATTGAATCCTTAAAAAATAATCCCAATAGTCGAAGAATGCTGGTTTCTGCATGGAACCCAAGCGTTTTACCAGATACTTCTGTTTCTTTTTCTGAAAACGTGGCCCAAGGTAAGGCCGCTTTACCACCCTGCCATGCGTTTTTTCAGTTCTACGTTGCAGACGGAAAACTTTCCTGCCAATTGTACCAGCGTAGTGCTGATATCTTTTTGGGCGTACCATTTAATATTGCATCTTATGCTTTGTTTACCATGATGATGGCCCAAGTTTGTGGCTATCAGCCCGGGGATTTTATCCACACCTTTGGTGATGCACACATCTATAATAACCACATGGAGCAGGTTGAACTACAACTCAGCCGCGATCCACGACCCTTGCCAAAAATGCACCTTAACCCCGCCGTGAAGAATATTTTTGACTTTACTTTTGATGATTTTGAGTTAGTAAATTACAACCCGCATCCCCACATAAAAGGGGTTGTAGCGGTGTAA